The window ACCCCCCGCGGCCTTGCCCGTCCCACCCGGAGCCTCGAAAGACTCCAACGCCTCCAGCACGTCCTGGACACGGGAGATCTCCGTATTGATGTCCTCCCGTCTGCGGACCAGCAGGTCCAGCTCCCGCCGGCCGTCGTCGACCAGCTGCTGCGCCTCGGCCTCCGCGTCGGCGTGCAGCTTCTCCGCCGCGCGGGTCAGCTCGGCCTTCTTGGTCTCGGCCTCCTTCAGCAACGACTCGGCGCGCTTCACGGCGGCGATACGGACCTTGCTCGCCTCCGAATTCGCGTCGTTGAGCAGCTCCTTGGCCTTCGCCTCGGCCTCCTCGCGCTGCTCGGTCGCGGCCTTCATCAGCTTGTCGACACGCTCGCCGGCCGTCTTCATCTGTTCCGACGTCTCGCGCCTGGCACGCTCGTGGAGTTCCTCGATCTCGCTCTCGATCCGGGCCCTGAGCTCCTCCGCGCGCTCCCGGGTCGCGGTGGCGTCACGGCGTGCGCCGACGAGCAGCTCGTCCGCGTCCGTGCGAGCCCGCTCGACCAGGGTGTTGCCCTCGACCGTCGCGGCCGAGGTGATCCGGACCGCCTCGTCGCGGGCCGCCCCGACCATCCTGTCGGCCTGCTCCTCGGCCTCGGTCGCGGACCGCAGCGCCTCCTCCTGCGCCTTCTCCATCAGCTGGTCGGCCTGCTCGGCGGCGTCCGTGCGCCGCTTCGCCGCGGCCTCGCGCGCCTCGTCGAGCAGCCGGTCCGCCTCCTCGCGGGCGTCCGCGCGCACCTGCTCGGCCGCGGTCTCGGTCTCGGCGCGCAGCCGCTCCGACTCCTCCCGCGTCCGGGCGGCGTGCTCCTGGGCCGATCCGACGGTCTCCGCCGCCTCCGCCCGCAGCCGCTCCGCCTCGTCCGTCGCCTCGCCGACGAACCGAGCCGCCTCCTCGGTGGCCTCGGTGCGGACCCGCTCGCTCTCGCTCGTGGCCTCCGCCACGAGCCGGTCGGCCTGCGCCGCCGCCTCCGACCGGATCCGGTTCGCGTCCTCACGGGCCTCGGCGCGGGCGCGCGAGGCGTCCTGCTCCGCCGAGGCGAGGGCGTCCGACGCCTCGGTGCGGACCCGCTGGCTGTACTCCGAGGTGTCCGAGCGGAGCTTCTCCGACTCGGTGATCGCCTCGGAGACGGTCCGCTCGGCCAGGGACTTCGCGGCCTCCGACTCCTCGTGCGCGACCTGGCGCACCCGGTTGGCGTCCTCGGTGGCCCGCTCGCGCTCGGCGTAGGCGTCGGCCCTGAGCCGGTCCGCCTCCTCCTGGGCCTCGTTCCTCGTCCGCTCCGCCGAGTGCTCGGCGGCCGAGCGGAGCCCGGTGATCTCCTCCTCGGCCTGCTCCTGCAGCCCGGAGACGGAGTCCCGCACCTGCTGCGCGGTCTGCTCGGCGGCCGAGACGAGCTCCGAAGCGCGGCTCTCGGCCTCCTCGACCAGCCGCTGCGCCTCCGCCTGGGCCTCCTCGACCCGCTTGCGCGCGGAGGCGAGGAGTTCCTCGCTCTGCTCGCGGGCGCGCTCGCGCTCCTGCTCCGCCTCGGCGCGTGCGGAACCCAGCGTCTCCTCGGCCTCGCGATGGCGCCGGTTGGCCTCCTCCTGGGCGGCGGCCAGCGCCTCGGCGGCCTCGGCCCCGACCCGCTCGGCGGCGGCTGCCGCCTCGGAGCGCACCCGGTCGGCGGTCTCCTGGGCCTCGGTCTTCAGCCGCTCGGCCTCCGCCGCGGCCTCGCCACGCAGCCGTACGGCCACGGACTCGCCCTCGGCACGGGACCGCGCGGCGTCGGCGGCGGCCTCGTTGCGCAGCCGCTCGGCCTCCGTCGCCGCCTGCTCCTGGAGCGTGCGCACCCGCTCGGCGGCCTCCGAGCGCAGCCGCTCGGACTCCTCGCTCGTCTCGCGGCGGATGCGCTCCGCCTCCGTACGCGCCTCGCCGAGGGCTTCCTCGGCGGCGGTGACCCGGGACTCGGCCTCGGTGTGCAGCCGGGCCAGCTCGTCGGCGGCCTCGGCCCGGCGGGCCTCGACGCCGCGCTCGGTCTCCTCGCGCAGGGCCTCGGCCGCCGTCTCCGCCGCGGCGGTCAGCGCGGTGGCCTGCTCCTCCGCCTCGGCGCGCAGCTTCTCGGCGTCGGCGCGGGCCCGCTCGAGGGCCTCCTCCGCCTGCTTGCGCAGCGTGGCCGCCCGCTCGGCCGCCTCGGTCCTGACCCGCTCGGCCTCGGTGCCCGCGGAGGTGCGCCGCTCCTCGGCGTCGGCCTTCGCCTTGGTGAGCAGCTCCTCGGCGGTCCTGGCGCCCTCCTCGAGCTGCTGGACGGCCTCCCGCCGAGCCTCGCCGCGGATGCGCTCGCCCTCGGCGACGGCCTCGGAACGCAGCTGCTCGGCCTCGCCGCGCAGCCGGCGCGCCTCCTCCTGAAGCTCGACCGTCTTGGCCCGGTACTCCTTGGTGTCGTCCTTGGCGGCGCCCTTGAGCTGGTCGGCCTGCTCGGCGGCCTCGCCGCGCAGCCGGTCCGCCTCCGCCTCCGCCTCGCGGCGGATGCGGTCCGCCTCCTCGCCGGCGGCCCTGGTGGTCGACCGGGCGTCCTCGGACGCCTTGGTCAGGACCTCCTCGGCGCTGCGGGCCGCCTTCGCGAGCTGGGCCGCGGCGTCCTCGGCGGCCAGGGTGCGGGCCTTCTCGGCGGCCTCCGCGACGACCCGCTCGGCCTCCGCCCGGGCGTCGGTGAGGGCCTGCTCGGCCTCCTCCTTGAGCGTCTCGGCCTGCTTGGTGGCCTCGCCGACCAGCCGCGCGATCTCGGACTTGGCCGTACGGGTGCGCTGCTCGTTCTGCGACTCGGCGCCGGCCAGCCGCTTGACCGCGGCCTCCTTGGCCTCGGCGAGGACCTTCTCGGCCTCCAGCCCGGCCTCGCGCAGCCGGGTCTCCGCCTCCTGCATGCGCTGCTCGGCGGTGCGGTTGAGCTCGGCCGTCTGCTGCCGCGTCCGGTCCGTCTCCGCCGTCGCCGTCGAGCGCAGCTGCTCGGCGTGACTGGTGGCCTCCTGCGCCTGCGTGGACGCGGCGTCGAGCAGGCGCTCGGCGTCCCTGCGGGCCCGCAGCAGCGTCCCCTCGGCCTCGGCACGGGCCGCCTCCGCTTCGGAGTTGACCCGCCGGCGGGTCTCGTCGGCCAGCCGGGCCGCCTCCGCGCGGGCGGCCGCCACGGACTGCTCGGCCTCGGTGCGCGACTCGTCCAGGAGACGGCGGGCCTGCGACTCGGTCCTGGCCCTCAACTGCTCGGCCCAGGCGACGTTCTCGTTGACGTGGGACTCGACGGTCTGCCGGCGCTCCGCGAGCTCCTGGTCGAGCCGCTGGCGCCGCTGCACCGCCTCGGCGTGCAACTCAGCCTGCAGGCGCGCCTGGTGCTCCGCGTGCTCCTGGAGGATCCGCTGCGTCTGGGCCCTGGCCTCGCGCAGCTCGCGCTCGGCGTCGGTGCGCAGCTGATCGGCCTGGATCTGGGCGTTGCGGAGCATCTGTTCGGCCTGGTAGCCGATGTCCGCGCCGTCGTGTGCGGGACGGGTCGCGAGATTGCGCCGAGCCTCGTGCAGCTTGGCGCGCAAGACCTCGACCTGGTAGCCGAGGTCCTCGGCGTGCTGGACGGCCTTCTCCCGGTCGGTCTTCAGCCGGTCCATCTCGGCTTCGAACCGCGAGAGATGGTCGTCGTCAGCTCGGTGGCTCTGCTGGCTTTCGTAGCCCCGCACTGCGCGGTCCCATCCTTCCCCGAGCTCTCAACGTCTTCCCCGAGCTCTCAACTTCGTTCGAGCAGGGGATGCCCCACTGAGCAGGGGGAGACCCCAACCCTGGTCGCAGACTGCGTACGAGGACCGCTCGCGGGCGAGCGGTCCCCCGGGGAATGGTGACAGATCAACGGTGAGGACGCGGCACGGCCCCGACCCGGCCCCGGCCCGGAACCGCCCACTCTACCGGGCCGGGTATCCGGCGGGTCAGTGCTCCTTTGCCGAGGTGACCAGTTCGGTCAGCACCCCGTGGCAGTCCTTGGGGTGGAGGAAGGTGATGCGGGAGCCCATGGAACCCGTCCTGGGCTCGTCGTACAGCACCCTGACGCCCTTCCCGCGGATGTCCGCGGCGTCCGCGTCGACGTCCGCCGTACCGAAGGCGATGTGGTGCACGCCCTCGCCGTTCTTTGCCAGCCACTTGCCCACGGCCGAGTCCTCGCGGGTCGGTTCCAGCAGCTGGAGGTACGAGGCGCCGCCGTCGGAGGTGTCATTGATCCTCAGCATGGCCTCCCGGACGCCCTGCTCCTCGTTGACCTCGGAGTGGTACACCTCGAAGCCGTAGGTCGCGCGGTAGAACTCCACCGTCCTGTCGAGGTCGAAACAGGCGATTCCGATGTGGTCGATTCGCGTCAGCATGGAACCAGTGCAGCGCCCCGGGGATGGTTACGCAACGTGCGCGCGATCACACCCACTGCCGGATGACGGGCGCGGTACCGCTCAGTACATTCAGGTAAACCCTCGTTCACAACCAATCCAAGGGGCTGCGCCTCATGTCAGGAACGACCGGTACCACCTCAGTGATCGTCGCGGGCGCGCGTACGCCCATGGGCCGCCTCCTCGGCTCGCTGAAGAGCTTCTCCGGGGCCGACCTCGGCGGCGTCGCCATCAAGGCCGCGCTGGACCGGGCCGGGATCGGCGGCGACCAGGTCCAGTATGTGATCATGGGCCAGGTCCTCCAGGCCGGGGCGGGGCAGATCCCCGCACGCCAGGCGGCGATCAAGGCCGGAATCCCGATGAACGTCCCCGCGCTCACCGTCAACAAGGTGTGCCTGTCCGGGCTCGACGCGATCGCCCTCGCGGACCAGCTGATCCGGGCCGGCGAGTTCGACGTCGTGGTGGCCGGCGGCCAGGAGTCCATGACCAACGCCCCGCACCTGCTGCCGAAGTCCCGCGAGGGCTACAAGTACGGCGCGGTCGAGCTGCTCGACTCGATGGCCTACGACGGCCTGACCGACGCCCACGAGAACATCCCGATGGGCGAGTCCACCGAGAAGCACAACTCCCGCCTCGGCCTGACCCGCGCGGCCCAGGACGAGATCGGCGCCCTGTCGCACCAGCGGGCCGCCGCCGCCCAGAAGAACGGCCTCTTCGAGGCCGAGATCACCCCGGTCGAGATCCCGCAGCGCAAGGGCGACCCGGTCCTCTTCTCCAAGGACGAGGGCATCCGCCCGGAGACGACCGCCGAGTCGCTCGGCAAGCTGCGCCCGGCCTTCGCCAAGGACGGCACGATCACCGCGGGCACGTCCTCGCAGATCTCCGACGGCGCCGCGGCCGTCGTCGTCATGAGCAAGGCCAGGGCCGAGGAGCTGGGCCTGGACTGGATCGCCGAGATCGGCGCCCACGGCAACGTCGCGGGTCCGGACAACTCACTCCAGTCGCAGCCGTCGAACGCCATCCGGCACGCCCTGAAGAAGGAGGGCATCGGCGTCGAGGACCTCGACCTCATCGAGATCAACGAGGCCTTCGCGGCCGTCGCGGTCCAGTCGATGAAGGACCTCGGCGTCAGCTCGGACAAGGTCAACGTGAACGGCGGCGCGATCGCGCTCGGCCACCCGATCGGCATGTCCGGCGCCCGTGTGGTGCTGCACCTGGCTCTCGAGCTGAAGCGGCGCGGCGGAGGCACCGGCGCGGCGGCCCTGTGCGGCGGCGGCGGTCAGGGCGACGCGTTGATCATCCGCGTACCGGGCAAGTAGCAGACCGTACGAACGAGCGAGGAGGCCGAGTGTGAAGGTGGACGTCCCCACCCTGGTCGAGCAGGCGCGGGAGGGCAGGCCGCGTGCGGTGGCCCGGCTCATCTCCCTGGTGGAGGGTGCCTCTCCGCATCTGCGCGAGGTGATGGCGGCCCTGGCGCCGCTCGCCGGCCGGGCGTACGTCGTCGGCCTGACCGGGTCGCCGGGGGTCGGGAAGTCCACCTCCACCTCGGCCCTGGTCTCCGCCTACCGGAAGGCGGGCAAGCGGGTCGCGGTCCTCGCCGTCGACCCGTCGTCGCCCTTCTCCGGCGGCGCGCTCCTCGGCGACCGGGTCCGGATGTCGGAGCACGCCTCCGATCCGGGCGTCTACATCCGCTCCATGGCCACCCGCGGCCATCTGGGCGGGCTGGCCTGGTCGGCCCCGCAGGCGATCCGGGTGCTGGACGCGGCCGGCTGCGACGTGATCCTGGTGGAGACGGTGGGGGTCGGCCAGTCGGAGGTGGAGATCGCCTCCCAGGCCGACACCTCCGTCGTCCTCCTCGCGCCCGGCATGGGCGACGGCATCCAGGCGGCGAAGGCCGGGATCCTGGAGATCGGCGACCTCTACGTCGTCAACAAGGCCGACCGGGACGGCGCCGATGCGACCGCCCGGGAGCTCAACCACATGCTGGGCCTCGGGGAGTCCCGGGGGCCCGGTGACTGGCGGCCGCCGATCGTGAAGACGGTCGCGGCCCGGGGCGAGGGCATTGACGAGGTCGTCGAGGCGCTGGAGAAGCACCGGGCGTGGATGGAGGAGCACGGGGTTCTCGCCGAGCGGCGCGCGGCGCGCGCGGCCCGCGAGGTCGAGACGATCGCCGTCACGGCGCTCCGCGAACGGATCGCCGATCTGCACGGCGACCGGAGGCTGGGCGCCCTCGCCGAGCGGATCGTGGCCGGCGACCTCGACCCGTACGCGGCGGCGGACGAGCTGGTCGCGGGACTCACCGGCGGGAACTGAGGTCTCCCCGGGCGGCGTGCGGGCCGCCCGGGGAGACCCGCCTGCCTTCCGTACGGCCGGAGACGTCAGTCGTCGCTGTCGCTGTCGCTGTCGTCGTCAGCGGCGCGGTCCGCCGTGACCTTGCCGCTCTTCGCGTCCACGTGGAGCTCGTGGGCGCGCCCGTCCCCGCCCGAGACGTCGACGTCCCAGTGCGGCGCGGCCTTCCCGCCGTCGTCCCCGTCGTCGTCCAGGTCCACGGACGTCACCGTGCCCGGCCGGTCGCCGAGCGCCGCCTTAACGGCCGTGTCGAGGGACACGGCCGCCGGGCGGGGTGCGCGGCGGTCGCGGTCGTCGTCGTCATCGTCGTCGTCATCGCGCTCCGACAGCACCTTGCCGCTCCGGGCGTCCACCGTCACGTCGTGCCAGGTCCTGTCGGAGCCGTACACGTCCAGCTCCCAGACGGTGCGGCCACCGTCGTCGTCCTCGTCGTCCAGTCCGGCCTCGGTGACCGTGCCCGGGGCGGCCTTCAGGGCGGCGGCCACCGCGTTGTCGAGGGTGACCGTCCGCGAGGCCGTGCCGCCGGCGGCGTTCCCGGCCCTGCGTTCGTCCTTGGTGCCGCCGTCGGAGTCGGCGAACGCCGCGGTCGTGACGAGCCCGCCGCCGACGAGTACGGCGGCGGCAAGGGCGGCGACGGTGATGTTGCGCTTCATGGCGGGTTCCTCCCCGATGGGATGTGCGGTGCGGTACGACGGGAACCACACTGGCTCCGCGATGCTGAACCCAGCCTGAAGTCACCTGAAGGCGCCTTCAGGTCCGGTTTGGGAAGCTGTCCTCATGCGCCTGTTGATCGTGGAGGACGAGAAGCGCCTGGCGACGTCACTGGCGCGCGGGCTGACGGCCGAGGGATTCGCCGTCGACGTGGTGCACGACGGCCTGGAGGGACTGCACCGCGCGGGTGAGGGCGTCCACGACCTCGTCGTGCTCGACATCATGCTGCCCGGCATG is drawn from Streptomyces sp. NBC_00178 and contains these coding sequences:
- the scy gene encoding polarized growth protein Scy, encoding MRGYESQQSHRADDDHLSRFEAEMDRLKTDREKAVQHAEDLGYQVEVLRAKLHEARRNLATRPAHDGADIGYQAEQMLRNAQIQADQLRTDAERELREARAQTQRILQEHAEHQARLQAELHAEAVQRRQRLDQELAERRQTVESHVNENVAWAEQLRARTESQARRLLDESRTEAEQSVAAARAEAARLADETRRRVNSEAEAARAEAEGTLLRARRDAERLLDAASTQAQEATSHAEQLRSTATAETDRTRQQTAELNRTAEQRMQEAETRLREAGLEAEKVLAEAKEAAVKRLAGAESQNEQRTRTAKSEIARLVGEATKQAETLKEEAEQALTDARAEAERVVAEAAEKARTLAAEDAAAQLAKAARSAEEVLTKASEDARSTTRAAGEEADRIRREAEAEADRLRGEAAEQADQLKGAAKDDTKEYRAKTVELQEEARRLRGEAEQLRSEAVAEGERIRGEARREAVQQLEEGARTAEELLTKAKADAEERRTSAGTEAERVRTEAAERAATLRKQAEEALERARADAEKLRAEAEEQATALTAAAETAAEALREETERGVEARRAEAADELARLHTEAESRVTAAEEALGEARTEAERIRRETSEESERLRSEAAERVRTLQEQAATEAERLRNEAAADAARSRAEGESVAVRLRGEAAAEAERLKTEAQETADRVRSEAAAAAERVGAEAAEALAAAQEEANRRHREAEETLGSARAEAEQERERAREQSEELLASARKRVEEAQAEAQRLVEEAESRASELVSAAEQTAQQVRDSVSGLQEQAEEEITGLRSAAEHSAERTRNEAQEEADRLRADAYAERERATEDANRVRQVAHEESEAAKSLAERTVSEAITESEKLRSDTSEYSQRVRTEASDALASAEQDASRARAEAREDANRIRSEAAAQADRLVAEATSESERVRTEATEEAARFVGEATDEAERLRAEAAETVGSAQEHAARTREESERLRAETETAAEQVRADAREEADRLLDEAREAAAKRRTDAAEQADQLMEKAQEEALRSATEAEEQADRMVGAARDEAVRITSAATVEGNTLVERARTDADELLVGARRDATATRERAEELRARIESEIEELHERARRETSEQMKTAGERVDKLMKAATEQREEAEAKAKELLNDANSEASKVRIAAVKRAESLLKEAETKKAELTRAAEKLHADAEAEAQQLVDDGRRELDLLVRRREDINTEISRVQDVLEALESFEAPGGTGKAAGGGAGGVKTGASAGNRSGGKSSDG
- the mce gene encoding methylmalonyl-CoA epimerase, with protein sequence MLTRIDHIGIACFDLDRTVEFYRATYGFEVYHSEVNEEQGVREAMLRINDTSDGGASYLQLLEPTREDSAVGKWLAKNGEGVHHIAFGTADVDADAADIRGKGVRVLYDEPRTGSMGSRITFLHPKDCHGVLTELVTSAKEH
- a CDS encoding acetyl-CoA C-acetyltransferase; amino-acid sequence: MSGTTGTTSVIVAGARTPMGRLLGSLKSFSGADLGGVAIKAALDRAGIGGDQVQYVIMGQVLQAGAGQIPARQAAIKAGIPMNVPALTVNKVCLSGLDAIALADQLIRAGEFDVVVAGGQESMTNAPHLLPKSREGYKYGAVELLDSMAYDGLTDAHENIPMGESTEKHNSRLGLTRAAQDEIGALSHQRAAAAQKNGLFEAEITPVEIPQRKGDPVLFSKDEGIRPETTAESLGKLRPAFAKDGTITAGTSSQISDGAAAVVVMSKARAEELGLDWIAEIGAHGNVAGPDNSLQSQPSNAIRHALKKEGIGVEDLDLIEINEAFAAVAVQSMKDLGVSSDKVNVNGGAIALGHPIGMSGARVVLHLALELKRRGGGTGAAALCGGGGQGDALIIRVPGK
- the meaB gene encoding methylmalonyl Co-A mutase-associated GTPase MeaB, producing MKVDVPTLVEQAREGRPRAVARLISLVEGASPHLREVMAALAPLAGRAYVVGLTGSPGVGKSTSTSALVSAYRKAGKRVAVLAVDPSSPFSGGALLGDRVRMSEHASDPGVYIRSMATRGHLGGLAWSAPQAIRVLDAAGCDVILVETVGVGQSEVEIASQADTSVVLLAPGMGDGIQAAKAGILEIGDLYVVNKADRDGADATARELNHMLGLGESRGPGDWRPPIVKTVAARGEGIDEVVEALEKHRAWMEEHGVLAERRAARAAREVETIAVTALRERIADLHGDRRLGALAERIVAGDLDPYAAADELVAGLTGGN
- a CDS encoding PepSY domain-containing protein; this translates as MKRNITVAALAAAVLVGGGLVTTAAFADSDGGTKDERRAGNAAGGTASRTVTLDNAVAAALKAAPGTVTEAGLDDEDDDGGRTVWELDVYGSDRTWHDVTVDARSGKVLSERDDDDDDDDDRDRRAPRPAAVSLDTAVKAALGDRPGTVTSVDLDDDGDDGGKAAPHWDVDVSGGDGRAHELHVDAKSGKVTADRAADDDSDSDSDD